The proteins below come from a single Magallana gigas chromosome 10, xbMagGiga1.1, whole genome shotgun sequence genomic window:
- the LOC136272182 gene encoding uncharacterized protein — MTPGCDFETKSLHTMETASTPCKVHLCSKCPGDTAYYCVLCPCDLCPQCKDNHVKDLQTIDHHVVSHRDKINYIPTQEICVRHPSHVYIKYCEPCQVPVCNNCQNHREHKKIDVRTVYKTKRQQHSGTIHTIRSEALFYKPVLLPGIKTDLKTCRTEFSLYQSDMLRKVQTLKHLIDYIQNDFMCNVFCDFDFKHRCLKQKKEMIRHIVSIQRYVRIYEQRRVIRPLQFLSCVKTALSQIHPTLHTSQLSMTESLNKEDVMESLSAIQITERGNRRVGNQCLLKLTSGAELHQSLTVTGVDRCYHISCVTSDRVWVSDRENLILTDKTGVCLHRVEHSCRVLFGGLHTVNNESELIYINRNYNINKLSKDMETITTFIETTEYTWGPWCVYWSPSTGDLLVGMWCTHRYTATGKVTRYNQSGQLTQTIQHDNTGRGLYRQPLYITENNNGDVVLSDSINYKSGAVVVTERGGKHRFSYTGHPSGSGLQPRGICTDGLSHILVCDDKTKTIQMLDKDGQFLSHLLTKSREIGKPRCLSYDVNTHRLWVGSWDNNKVCVYRYITRQDALTDEHRPRPDGDVLFSSSQAIEYR, encoded by the exons GTTGTGATTTTGAGACCAAGTCCCTCCACACAATGGAAACAGCAAGCACTCCATGTAAAGTACATCTGTGTTCTAAGTGTCCGGGGGACACAGCGTACTATTGTGTATTgtgtccatgtgatctgtgtccccagtgtaaagataaccatgtaaaagatctccaaacaatagaccatcatgttgtgtcacaccgtgataaaatcaactacatcccaacacaagagatctgtgtgagacatccTAGCCATGTTTATATAAAGTACTGTGAACCTTGTCAAGTTCCTGTCTGTAATAATTGCCAAAATCATAGAGAACACAAGAAGATTGATGTTAGAACAGTCTACAAAACAAAACGACAACAACACAGTggaaccattcacaccatcagaagtgaggctctcttttacaAACCTGTTCTCCTGCCAGGAATCAAAACTGATCTCAAAACCTGTCGCACAGAATTCTCCCTCTATCAATCAGATATGTTAAGAAAGGTCCAGACACTGAAGCATCTTATTGACTATATACAAAACGATTTCATGTGTAATGTGTTCtgtgactttgatttcaaacacagatgtttaaaacaaaagaaagaaatgatCAGACATATTGTCAGCATACAGAGATATGTACGCATATATGAACAGAGGAGAGTCATCAGACCGCTACAATTCCTCTCCTGCGTAAAGACAGCCCTCTCCCAGATACATCCtacactccacaccagccagctctccatgactgagtcactcaacaaggaggatgtgatggagtcactgagtgcaatccaaatcacagagagaggaaacagacgcgtaggaaaccagtgtctgctgaaactgacgtctggtgctgagctccatcaatctctcacagtgacaggtgttgatcgttgttatcacatttcatgtgtgacatcagaccgggtctgggtcagtgatcgGGAAAATCTCATCTTGACAGACAAAACAGGTGTCTGTCTACATCGTGTAGAGCATTCATGTCGTGTTTTATTTGGAGGATTACACACGGTGAACaatgagagtgaactgatttatataaataggaattataacattaacaaactgtcaaaggatatggaAACAATCACTACATTTATAGAGACAACAGAATATACATGGGGACCatggtgtgtgtactggtccccgtccactggggatctactggtcgggatgtgGTGTACACATAGATATACAGcgacaggcaaggtaacccggtacaaccagagcggACAACTGACACAAACCATACAGCACGACAACACAGGACGGGGGCTGTATAGACAACCTCtttatataacagagaacaacaatggggatgtcgtgttGTCTGACTCTATAAACTATAAGtctggtgctgtagtggtgacagagcgtggaggaaaacatcgtttctcctacacaggacatccatcaggatcaggactacagccacgtggaatctgtactgacgggCTGTCACACATCTTGGTGTGTGATGATAAAACCAAAACAATACAGATGTTAGataaggacggtcagttcctgtcacatctactgacaaaATCACGAGAGATAGGTAAACCAAGgtgcctgagttatgatgtcaacactcaccgtctctgggtcggatcatgggacaacaacaaggtgtgtgtctacaggtatatcaccagacaggacgctctgacag atgaacacagacCCCGTCCTGATGGGGATGTCTTATTCAGCTCATCACAAGCCATAGAATACAGATAG
- the LOC117684052 gene encoding gamma-glutamylaminecyclotransferase has translation MNRIFVYGTLKNGQPNHFRLMDPGTGTTLFDGVGQTVKKYPLVIERSWNMPCLLHEPGTGWHVKGEIYDVDDEKMKFLDYFEDHPEIYTRTLISAEYTNSKDTQCSDPVSQSSAPKSRENQPNTRSECWCYFYNDRDSVCDLPHIDVYDSKGDHGLEYDASIDAEFDKDKKS, from the exons atgaacagaatatttgTTTACGGAACATTGAAAAATGGTCAGCCAAATCACTTTCGTTTGATGGATCCTGGTACAGGCACCACTTTATTCGACGGTGTCGGACAGACCGTTAAGAAGTACCCGCTGGTGATTGAGAGATCCTGGAATATGCCTTGTCTCTTACACGAGCCAGGAACTGGATGG CATGTGAAGGGTGAAATCTATGACGTGGATGATGAGAAAATGAAGTTCCTGGATTACTTTGAAGATCACCCTGAAATTTACACACGCACATTGATATCGGCAGAATACACAAACTCAAAAGATACACAGTGTAGCGATCCAGTTTCCCAGTCGAGCGCGCCGAAATCCAGAGAAAACCAACCGAACACCCGCTCCGAGTGTTGGTGCTATTTTTATAACGACCGTGATTCTGTGTGTGACCTTCCTCACATTGATGTATATGACTCTAAGGGAGACCATGGCTTGGAGTATGATGCCAGTATCGATGCGGAATTTGATAAGGACAAAAAATCATAG